One part of the Nitrosophilus kaiyonis genome encodes these proteins:
- a CDS encoding FKBP-type peptidyl-prolyl cis-trans isomerase gives MAIADNKVVSMEYEVRDAATNEVIDSNKGQRPLQFITGKGQIIPGLENKIKEMSENEEADVLVRSEEAYGQKDENAVQTLPIEQFAGIDLQEGMTLYGQGENGETVQVTVKSFNDKEVVIDFNHPLAGKDLLFTVKILGVRDATAEEAMTGQVIDPNESCGCGTGCGC, from the coding sequence ATGGCAATAGCAGACAACAAAGTTGTATCAATGGAATATGAAGTAAGAGATGCAGCTACAAATGAAGTAATTGATTCTAACAAGGGACAAAGACCTCTACAATTTATTACAGGAAAAGGTCAAATTATTCCTGGTCTTGAGAATAAAATAAAAGAGATGAGTGAAAATGAAGAAGCTGATGTACTAGTTAGATCAGAAGAAGCATATGGACAAAAAGATGAAAATGCAGTTCAAACACTTCCAATAGAACAGTTCGCAGGTATTGATCTACAAGAAGGAATGACTCTTTATGGTCAAGGAGAAAATGGAGAAACAGTACAGGTTACTGTAAAATCATTTAATGATAAAGAAGTAGTTATAGATTTTAATCATCCATTGGCTGGTAAAGATCTTCTATTCACTGTAAAAATTTTAGGAGTTAGAGACGCAACTGCAGAAGAGGCTATGACAGGTCAAGTAATTGACCCTAATGAGTCTTGTGGATGTGGAACAGGATGTGGCTGCTAA
- a CDS encoding tetratricopeptide repeat protein has protein sequence MKNYKKFMVLLFFCLPLFAKEPSAFEAGNLESPNPYGLTTTEKYILQNKKNIESVKKQSAINSSKIDQLEEKVEGLRSVVEGIDNNLNEIKIKINTILEEKNKDKEEVDKKISLLKEDLNKTISLQQENFEQIKKVLNELTTLIDSINSTYVNKNEFKNEIEKVYSYIDRKFLEIKKERQKQKIASKSGATLFKEAQKFYKKKDYDKAKEYFLASIKKHYKPATSNFYIGEICYYQKDYSCAIEHYKNSANLYSKASYMPTLLLHTAISLERIGQKREAKIFYENLIKKYPKSKAAKIAKKNIKKL, from the coding sequence ATGAAAAATTATAAAAAATTTATGGTATTACTATTTTTTTGCCTCCCCCTTTTTGCAAAAGAACCATCTGCTTTTGAAGCTGGAAATTTAGAGAGCCCAAATCCTTATGGACTTACTACTACAGAAAAATATATTCTTCAAAATAAAAAAAATATCGAATCTGTAAAAAAGCAGAGTGCTATAAATAGTTCTAAAATTGATCAATTAGAAGAAAAAGTTGAAGGATTAAGAAGCGTAGTAGAAGGAATAGATAATAATCTTAATGAAATTAAAATCAAAATAAATACCATTTTGGAAGAAAAAAATAAAGATAAGGAAGAGGTTGATAAAAAAATCTCATTATTGAAAGAGGATTTAAATAAGACTATTTCATTACAACAAGAAAACTTTGAACAGATTAAAAAAGTTCTTAATGAATTGACAACATTAATTGATTCTATAAATAGTACATATGTTAATAAAAATGAATTTAAAAATGAGATTGAGAAAGTTTATTCTTATATTGATAGAAAATTTTTAGAAATCAAAAAAGAGAGACAAAAACAAAAAATAGCCTCAAAAAGTGGTGCAACACTATTTAAAGAAGCACAAAAATTTTATAAAAAGAAAGATTATGATAAAGCAAAAGAGTATTTTTTAGCTTCTATAAAAAAGCATTATAAACCTGCCACTTCAAATTTTTATATAGGTGAGATTTGTTATTATCAAAAAGATTACAGTTGTGCAATAGAACATTATAAAAATAGTGCAAATCTTTATTCTAAAGCTTCCTATATGCCTACTTTACTACTTCATACTGCCATATCTTTAGAAAGAATTGGCCAAAAAAGAGAGGCCAAGATTTTTTATGAGAATTTAATAAAGAAATATCCAAAAAGTAAAGCTGCAAAAATAGCAAAGAAAAATATTAAAAAATTATAA
- a CDS encoding OmpA family protein: MKKSLYIGLFVAALIFSGCAKKSVEIEAPQGQAAQATEQATTVSEGEGISEVTPESANLSEEELKIQKMKAIEAKAKKIYFDFDKYNIRPDQVENVDFDAELFNEEDAKEFKIRVEGNCDEWGTDEYNYALGLKRAKSVRDALAARGVESSRMTLISYGESNPVCTEHNIPCWRKNRRVEFTLLP, encoded by the coding sequence ATGAAAAAAAGTTTGTATATTGGACTTTTTGTTGCTGCTTTGATTTTTAGCGGTTGTGCGAAAAAGAGTGTTGAGATAGAGGCACCTCAAGGCCAAGCTGCTCAAGCTACAGAACAAGCTACGACAGTAAGTGAAGGGGAAGGAATTTCTGAGGTTACTCCTGAGAGTGCAAATTTAAGCGAAGAAGAATTAAAAATTCAAAAAATGAAAGCAATTGAAGCAAAAGCTAAAAAGATATATTTTGATTTTGACAAATATAATATAAGACCTGATCAAGTTGAAAATGTAGATTTTGATGCAGAACTTTTCAATGAAGAGGATGCAAAAGAGTTTAAAATTAGAGTTGAGGGAAATTGTGACGAGTGGGGTACAGATGAGTATAATTATGCCCTTGGCTTAAAAAGAGCAAAATCAGTTAGAGATGCTTTAGCTGCAAGAGGCGTTGAAAGTTCAAGAATGACACTTATAAGTTATGGAGAAAGCAATCCTGTATGTACTGAACACAATATTCCATGTTGGAGAAAAAATAGAAGAGTAGAGTTTACTTTACTTCCATAA